A segment of the Polyodon spathula isolate WHYD16114869_AA chromosome 17, ASM1765450v1, whole genome shotgun sequence genome:
AAGAGCTTTTCCATTTCCTAGCTTAGTTGCTGCAGTTTAGTTAGCCTGCTAAGATAAACAGAAACAGTAATTCAGATttgtacaaaacacacatttcagaggGTGTTGTAACCCTCTAGAGTTCCTTTGTCGTATGTACAGCATTGAAAtgagacattcttttttttagataTCATGATTTTCCAGCTATGTCCTTCAAGATGTATTTATtcaaaagatctttttttttcttctgttcaccaACATGCAGTATGTACCAGAGGCTGCATTCACGTTCTGTTTAATCAGTACAGTTCATGTGTATAAAttaattttcattcattttcacatAATACTGACCTTGTGTTGAGTGGTCTTGACATCAGTGGAAATACTTAAAGCGTTATTGAATCTTTATTATGAGACAGATGTATTTGGGGttgttaataaatattttgaaattgtCCCTTTTTTCGAACCTTTGCCAAAATGGGGATTCATGTGTGTTTGTACCCAAAAGACAAGAAAAGCAAACAGTATCCAATGTTGAAGGTTCAGGTAATAACACCAAAGCCATTAGCCATGTTTTTGATTTTGAATACCATTTTTAAAGACCCCCCTATTAATGTAGTTTAGATTTGACAAGATATTTCCCTCTTGGGCTACTTTAACTGTGAGCtaatgcagtttcttttttgtcACACAGAGGATAATGGATCATTATAAGTTGAGTCTGGAGTACCAGCAGCATAGAATCGTAGACCTTTGTCAGCAGCTAGAACAAGTGCAGAACTTTATAAACTGGGCAACAGCCCACGACAAGACCATTCCATTCCTCTATAGTAAGGAACTGGTGAGTTGTATCTTTCTTTTCATGCAGCCTAGATTTTTCTTCTGGTGGATATATATGTGCAGTGGGTATAACAGTGGTGTCAATAAGAGTTGGCATCCCCTTGTATGTTTAAACAGTGTACATGTTTGCAAATgcacaagggaaaataaaatacgAGTTGTCTCTTAGCTTTCATTTCAGATGCAATGTCTGCATGAATCCCAGCACCATGCAAATATGAGTCCTGCTAATAGAATCAGCTTCTACTGGGATGCCAGTTTCTGGACCAAGCAGATTTCACTCTTTGGTACAACAataatgatatttatttattttacccttgTAGAAGCAGTATTGCAGTGGCAAAACAGTAGTgtaccaaaccaaaaaaataaaaaatgtttatacaaCAAACAACATATAACTGCTCCATTTTTGTATAATTGTGGTTTTAACCACGGCACATGCATTTAGAATAAGCTATCTATAAAAGTATAAAAGGTAGAAGTTAAAATGTTCAAGCTGTCATATTGACTAGATAaaatggaaatcattttaaattaaatacatttcaggATAACATTTGGCCGTCCATGAGGAGAATAgatttgtttcaaaatgaaaggGTTGCTCTCTTGAATTCTGTCTCAACAAAAGTGTGCCAATTTGTTTTCAGGTCAGCTGACAACAGACACAGCTCACCAAGGTTATCCAGACAATGCTAACATACAGCGACCCCAACCTTTGATTTGTCAAGGCCTGCCAGCAGCACTACATCACAGACCTGTAGATCAAGCCAATGAGTTCCAGCCGTGTTTTCAACAGCCAATCCCTGCCCATTGTGGGCAGTGCCATCATAGGTCTCAAGCTCTCCAAGAACATCTCGCCCAACGGTGCATGCACCTTACAGAAACAGACAGAGGGCACAGGTTGCAGCAACAGAATCCCACGGGACAACATGAACTAGAGCAGGGCAGGAGGTATCGGCGGATAATGCCTTACCCCGTGAAAACATTACATCCCTGGAAAGTACCTCAACAAGCACAGTTTGAGCAGGATCAGCAGGCAGGTATGTGTATGGGAACGCACTTACAAATGAAGCAGTTGGAGCAATACGCCTATCCAGTTAGCTGCACGCTGCCGTCACACAGCATTCACCAGCAGATGCATCTGCAACGGGCTTCACCAACAATGCAAGCCCCACAGACACACATGACACAGCAGCAGCCTGCGGTGCAGCTCAACCATTTGCAGCCGATGCAACTCCTGCAGCAACGACAGATGCAGACAACAGAGCCCCTGCTGCTGGACCATGCAATGCAGCATGGTGTCCTGCAACCCAGCCAACTGGAGCAAATGCAAAAAGGCCCAAAGGACCTGCTCCAGAGTCAGGAGTCCAAACTGCAACTCCGGCACCCAGCAAAACCCCAGCAGTTTCAGCAAGCAAGAGTGAAGCAGATCAATTACATTGTGAGACAGCAGCCTGTTCAATCTCAGAATGGTATGCAACAGCAAAGCTTCCAGCCAGCACTGGATAATGGTCAGGCTCAACAGATTGAGCAGCTGCAGCAGGAAGCTGAACTCCAGCAACACGATGAGAACCATAGGATGACTCATGCAAGTGTGGTGAACCAAATCATTGTAAGTTTTACACATTAGATTATTTGTCATATATAGCGCAGCTGACCACATACTTTAGAAAAAAGatgcatacagtattttatacCTCCAGGCATAAAGGTGTAAAAACCACAATGTGTATTTAGATCATCAAACAGCAATGAAATAGAAGAGGGTAGAATTGGTTTCTCCGCATTTCAAGCAGTCATATTATATTTTCGCtttcatattatattttgtttatgaaAGTTAGACGTGCAGATCTGGTAGTTATAAATGACATAGCTGTAGATGTATTTATATTGTTGAATTTCAAAGCACAACATCAGGTTAAGAGAAGCAAGATCCAATATCAGCCATGtgtaatgtttttcatattagGTTGgtcagtttttaaatatttttcagatttcatatttgTGTCCTTCATTTCTTTGTTCCTGCTATAGTCACCATATTTTATATAGCGGTAAGAGCCAGCTTCATATTGAGTATCTGAACTACTGTGTTTGGCCTGTAGATGTAGAATTGTTCTCACAGAACACTACATGACTATTGCTGAGCATAGCATGCAGTGGGCTCTGACCACTTCTGGCCCTGAACAGCTCAAAGCAGGACATAAGAATAAATTGATGTAACTTAGTAACTGAGGAAAGGACATAAAATGTGAGAGAGACCCTAGGACGAGAATATATTATCCCCAATCTTCCAATGTACCAACCAACATCTTGCCAGGATGCTTCCAAAATTCTGACCCACCGTGTAACTTGCTCTGAACACAGTGTGTTGCTAATCtgttgaatgtgttttattgtagaGATTTTAATGAACATCCTTCTTTTCCTGACAGCTACCTGTAAATTATGACTCTGTACTTTCACAGCCACAGCAGACACCCTGTTCCGAAGCTATGAACGGGGTACCTTTCATACCAGCACATCCACATGATTCCCATGGCAGTGTGTTGACCTGCACACTGTCCTTACCCAGCCATTCAGCATCAACAGTTTCCAAGCAAAACACAGAGGTAATGGTTTACCTTGAAACTATTGAATAAGTTAAGTGAATAAGTCTTACATATTTAGGAGTAACCtaatttaaaaaactgcaaaattaaatcaatatatttaaaaactcaATTTATGAAGAGTTTCCAAAACTtctgtagtagtattattatcatgtaaatatatgtacatcaatatatttatatacacacatgtgTAATCACAAAATGTGTCACTTTTAATGAACaacaaaagcttaaaaaaaacgtCTGAAATAACGAAAACCAGATATAGCTGGACATTAgtaataatgtaaaaacagtgggatatattaaatacaatgaattgGCGGTTACTTAAAAGCAGAGTTTAATGAAGGGTAAACATTGAGTTGAAGCCCTCTATTTATTTAACCTCGAATTAATGAGTTGTCCTGGGAATATAGCTAAGCTCGCTGTTAGATTTCATTCCTCAGAGCGCATCTCTTACTGTTGCCTCGAATCAGTGCATATCACATCTTTCATTTGAGAGGTGGGTGGCATTTAAAGGCTTTTTACATTTAgtgctattaacatttaaaacacagaaaacgcAGCTGGATTCCTAAGGGACGTATTACAGGCAAGTATGTTTAATTGCTCAATAATTACATGAGATCTGTTTATCTCAGCCTAGCTAAAACCTTGCAGCTGGGTGCGTAGCTAGAAACAAGGTAAGCAGTGGGCGAACATGCAGTATTATTGTGCAGAATATGTCTCTTTATTTTTAAGAATACAGTTAGTCTCTGTAACTAagcataaatatataaacaaatacttaGATTGGTAGATGGATATAGgtcattatttaatattttttaaactatacagacaaaagaaACAGGGACATTTTGCTAATAATGGCTGTATTTAACCTTAATTGTTATGCATGTTTGTCATTACGTCATTGTTATGAAAATGCAAATCAAATGGTTGAACAAATGGACATTTAACAACAGGTTTAATTTTCTGCCTACCCTGATATAAATAACATGTCAATTAGCACATTTTGCATGTCTTCCTGCAACTGTAATTCTggcacagttcttttttttctgatgattAAATCTGAAACTCATTAGCAAGCAATGCCTGATCCTTGCTGCCCCACTTTAAATTTCCCCGTGTTAATTTATATGGGAAATGAAAGTTCAACGGTCTAAATCTCTGTCAGGATTGTGCATCAGCCATCGCTGACAGGGATCCTGCCTCGCAGAAAATGGCCATGCCAGCCAACCAACCCCTGAGCCTCACACCAAAAATAACTGACCTAATATCTGAGAAAAGGGCTCTTGAAAACACCCAGCAAGATTCAACACCTTTCCCAAGGCCTGAAACACACTCATTCCCTGAAGACTTGCACAGTGGGACTCATGATAACCTAGCAACACATAACAGGGACCAAGGGAGCATGGAATTCAAGGTAAGGTTTAGTGGTGTGACATCACTTTCCACGCTCAGGTTACAAATGATCCAGATTGCCCAGAACAGTTTGAGAGATTGATTTTCCGACAAGCTAATAACCTAACCAATGGATTTCTTGTTAATCAGGTTTCAAATTTGTGTGTGGAAAAGCAACCAGGTGATTTTATGAGCCAGTCTTTCTTAATAAGTTTGAAAGAGAGTGAAGGGTATGTgatgtttcattgtatttttcattgaTTTGGTGGGTCaccccactaaaaaaaaaatccctagcAATAACACTGGTTGACCTTATACAAGTTACAAATACTAATAAGTGTactttattgttaaaaaataaaagattatatatatatatatatatatatatatataccgtatcacttcaatttggcgccaagcggcttttattttaaattgatgacAAAATGACTGTGCCGCTTAAAAGAGGGGGGCCGTTATATGAgggtgacctttattaataatactacgattttcaaatgctgcaatatttattacatgatttatgacattttagaagtatcgcggttgcttattttctgtaatatggtaacCTACCTGTATGTaacagcgtgtgtggctaacctgcTTTGACTACAGTGCATTCATCgctgacagttaccgagagcctattaggtgggagttggaaggtcagggaagTACTGTATcagtgaatcaggagtgtgtatggttgttaaggggcgggacaatgctggtgtggcagttaaatccaagattgtgatgtagatgtttttctgcaccaaaaattacctcagaatataagcttgatttctgtaaaaactacagtatatcctactcgttttttttttcctcactgtaacttgcttgtttttaatatttctgcaagagaaacagaaactaaattttctcatagatagtaaccacattgtttttattgagtgagagaattacaattgaactaaaaagaaaacaacaaaaccacccaTAAGAACTTTAGAAGGAATGCTGTTcagtacgtagtttatcttgggttttctttcagaactgtactaccataaaataaaatgtgcttactatgtgtgtgtacattagtttgtcatttatgtgctagattgaggctgccgtctcttcgggggcgttacatgttcatagtcagtgttgcgcgtttatttgtttattgtgtgtgtattttttttttagtaggggaaGAAAAAAACCCTTAACGTTTCTTTATTGGTAGTGGCGTTTATTCGAGGgaggcctctattataaagctgatatatgactgcggtgTCAATatgagggcggcgccaaattgaaattatatataatgtagcgatctcggttgccgcaggcaggcgcctcacacaaggcgaggcaatccacacacaggtggagggcgggcgcgaacccgggtccttttgcactaaagcatagcgccgataccggtgtataaaagagctggctcctttatAAGGAGCGTATATGggtttatgtctttgtatgtgattacgtcatctaccagccctgctgctgccttcccccgtgcacgcatGTATATATTTGCCAGCAAATCTTTTTTCAATAGCAGTTCTGtatttgtgtattcattttagtaacaAGTGGATTTGAGTGTTGACATGTATATACAAACATACTTTACATGCAAGATTATAAAAATCCAGTATGTTAGCGTGTCTCTCTTTGAAAATGAAACATGTGACCTAGTAATTATTCCCTATACAAAAGAGCCACACCAAGATTATTAAggataaaaaaagataaatgattTAATGCTActtgactttttattttcttttaaaggaaGGTGACCATGTCTTAACAAAAGCCCGAATTAAAAAGGACGGTGAAAATACTTTAGATGAACCAATAAATTTGTCTTGCAACGAACGCCAGTTATTTGGCTCGGCTGGTCTTCGTTTCGCTCCTGTAACAGGTAAAATAGAGGGACAGTGCCCAGACTCTGTGCTTTCATGTCAACaccatcttttttgttttttttgttttactatttccCTAAACTTGTAACCTATAATAAATGTATGTACTGTTCATaccataaaataaattaaagggttttttgtttctttattagcTGGCAGCATCTTTGAAGGTGAAgataataaaatgaatggaaataCATCACAGAATAATATCAGGTACAGTACCTTATTCCAGTCTCCTGTGACCTATATATCTTCCCTTTTCTACAGTGCCCCTCACTTTGTcacaatatagatagatagatgtatgtCCAAGTTCCTTTCACGGCAGTTTGAATTTTTTTAGGCAAAGCTTGTATGTTGTGAATTGCTAATTCAGATTTGCATGTATGAGAAAAAGCCAACAAAAGCAAAAAGAGCCAAATAACACTGAACAAAGCATGATTACACTGTATCGTATTTCAGAGAGCCCAAAAATTTGATGGTCCCGTTCGTCAAGCTGGAACGTTTGAAAATTTGTCCAGGTGCTGGTCAACTACCAGTGTTCAAACTGCAGCCAGACTGCAGCCAGATGGGTAACAGCTATTTCATCCTGATGGAAGTGAAAAATGAGACTCCAGCAGCAGCTGAACAAGTATGGGAAACGGATAACATTGCTCAAGAGGTTAATACGAAAATACATAGCACAAAACAATTGGTGTTGTAGTTGTAAAGGTGtagtgtattcatttttattccgTTGCAGTGTATCAAAGgattttattataaaattcaACAAAACTGAATACTTTGACTGACTTCAACTGAAGGTTCTGGTCATGTCAACAGAAGCCTTTGATAAAATTACAGATTTATATTGTACATGATGCCTTATGTAAAGCAGAGCTATTTGATTGATAACAACATGCACCTTTTCTCTTTATTAAAGACAGCCCTTTTTGATGACACAGTCCACCCTCCACAGACCAACCATTTGCAGTCACAAGATGACCCTAATCAGAAACCACTGGACACTTCAGACTTGCACAGGCTCGCTCAAAGCTGTGATTCCAAAGACCCAGAGCCAGCGCCGCTGTGTGGTGACAAAGAGGAACCTCCCTGTACAAATCTGCCTGAGGAGATGGAGGAAGCCAGTGTCATGGAGAACGAGGATTTCTGTGCAGTCTGCCTCAATGGAGGAGATTTGCTATGTTGTGATCAATGCCCCAAGGTTTTCCATCTCTCCTGTCATGTGCCTTCACTGCTGAGCTTCCCAGTGTAAGGACAATACCATTCTTGCTGTTTCTTAGGGGAGGTAGGGGTTGGGCAGATGAACTGAAGTACCATCAGTAGAGTTTTGGGACCACTTTCTGCACTTTGCAAATGACATCACATTCTTTAAAATTCTGTGCAAATCATTATTAATATGCAGTGTTAAGAGTACAGTTGTGGGTTTAGGCAAGGCAAATTCTGGAAGTTAGTCTCTAAGTGGCGATTCAATAATTTAACAAATCAGATTAGAATAAAGGCAGGTCACATTGGTCTCAATGatgatttaatttgtttgttttagcggTGAGTGGGTATGTTCACTGTGCCGTAACCTGCAGATTCCAGAGATGATATATGACTGTGAAAACACTCGACTGATTCAAGAACATAAAGGGAAAAGACCACAATACGGGCTTTCACTCTATGACCAAAGGGTATGTAGAAACTCCTGCCACTCATGCCCTTATATAACCTGCTGATTGCCAGTCTTTGCACCTGGGATGCTGTATTTTAAGTTCTCTGTGAAGGTtttaatggtttcttttttttttcattatgctcCTTGTCTGTCTCATTTAAACATGATCTATTCTGATGAGTTATATTTATTCTTGTCAACAGAAATGTGAAAAACTGACTCTCCACATTTACTGCAACACCCTCAGCTTGCCTTTCCATGAGCCTGTCAGTCCTTTGGTAAGTGGCCTTGTGAGGAAGCTGAAACATAGATGGTCTCCTTGAACAGTgtggtattaaaatacatttttaaaaaagaggaaatactgtattacttcaatttggcgctgccgcgtttattttaaattgatcaaaatgactgcttccCTTAAACGAGGGTGTTGATTATAcgagggcagcctttattaataatactatactttacaaacactgcaatattttattacataatttaaggcattttagaataCTGTAAGAGGTtctgatctgcagcactatactcttgtgtgtttttggagcttgaatacagtacatttacttatAGTtaatgagagcctattaggtgggagttgtgaagtcaggggagtactgtaacaacgaatcaggagtgtgtattggttgctatggggcaggacaagaagaggagagagaacggtagttgagtgtgatgcagttgtttttcttaatgaaacgaatatcggtttgatttccgttaaaactaaaatatatcc
Coding sequences within it:
- the LOC121329476 gene encoding tripartite motif-containing protein 66-like isoform X3 — protein: MDKVFCTNCKEQRLAQSLCPYCNKWLCLICTDIHHHAKDSKMNVLSETDRKQPNTGRSQELLYCQRHNEEPLRLFCETCAMLTCSSCHLSSHKNHSLFHVGKAIQNQQRLFESLTAQVEDKKATMKSATKQIESRLHDIKVMRRTTENQIKMAKMIMLNEINKRANVLLEQLERIMDHYKLSLEYQQHRIVDLCQQLEQVQNFINWATAHDKTIPFLYSKELLSFQMQCLHESQHHANMSPANRISFYWDASFWTKQISLFGQLTTDTAHQGYPDNANIQRPQPLICQGLPAALHHRPVDQANEFQPCFQQPIPAHCGQCHHRSQALQEHLAQRCMHLTETDRGHRLQQQNPTGQHELEQGRRYRRIMPYPVKTLHPWKVPQQAQFEQDQQAGMCMGTHLQMKQLEQYAYPVSCTLPSHSIHQQMHLQRASPTMQAPQTHMTQQQPAVQLNHLQPMQLLQQRQMQTTEPLLLDHAMQHGVLQPSQLEQMQKGPKDLLQSQESKLQLRHPAKPQQFQQARVKQINYIVRQQPVQSQNGMQQQSFQPALDNGQAQQIEQLQQEAELQQHDENHRMTHASVVNQIIPQQTPCSEAMNGVPFIPAHPHDSHGSVLTCTLSLPSHSASTVSKQNTEDCASAIADRDPASQKMAMPANQPLSLTPKITDLISEKRALENTQQDSTPFPRPETHSFPEDLHSGTHDNLATHNRDQGSMEFKEGDHVLTKARIKKDGENTLDEPINLSCNERQLFGSAGLRFAPVTAGSIFEGEDNKMNGNTSQNNIREPKNLMVPFVKLERLKICPGAGQLPVFKLQPDCSQMGNSYFILMEVKNETPAAAEQVWETDNIAQETALFDDTVHPPQTNHLQSQDDPNQKPLDTSDLHRLAQSCDSKDPEPAPLCGDKEEPPCTNLPEEMEEASVMENEDFCAVCLNGGDLLCCDQCPKVFHLSCHVPSLLSFPVGEWVCSLCRNLQIPEMIYDCENTRLIQEHKGKRPQYGLSLYDQRKCEKLTLHIYCNTLSLPFHEPVSPLARHYYQIIKKPIDLSVIRSKLNKRSPLCYYTPDEFVADVFLMFRNCAKFNYIPRWPKQGGAWRLSSMRSSKRCSQIKPFRI
- the LOC121329476 gene encoding tripartite motif-containing protein 66-like isoform X2, with protein sequence MDKVFCTNCKEQRLAQSLCPYCNKWLCLICTDIHHHAKDSKMNVLSETDRKQPNTGRSQELLYCQRHNEEPLRLFCETCAMLTCSSCHLSSHKNHSLFHVGKAIQNQQRLFESLTAQVEDKKATMKSATKQIESRLHDIKVMRRTTENQIKMAKMIMLNEINKRANVLLEQLERIMDHYKLSLEYQQHRIVDLCQQLEQVQNFINWATAHDKTIPFLYSKELLSFQMQCLHESQHHANMSPANRISFYWDASFWTKQISLFGQLTTDTAHQGYPDNANIQRPQPLICQGLPAALHHRPVDQANEFQPCFQQPIPAHCGQCHHRSQALQEHLAQRCMHLTETDRGHRLQQQNPTGQHELEQGRRYRRIMPYPVKTLHPWKVPQQAQFEQDQQAGMCMGTHLQMKQLEQYAYPVSCTLPSHSIHQQMHLQRASPTMQAPQTHMTQQQPAVQLNHLQPMQLLQQRQMQTTEPLLLDHAMQHGVLQPSQLEQMQKGPKDLLQSQESKLQLRHPAKPQQFQQARVKQINYIVRQQPVQSQNGMQQQSFQPALDNGQAQQIEQLQQEAELQQHDENHRMTHASVVNQIIPQQTPCSEAMNGVPFIPAHPHDSHGSVLTCTLSLPSHSASTVSKQNTEDCASAIADRDPASQKMAMPANQPLSLTPKITDLISEKRALENTQQDSTPFPRPETHSFPEDLHSGTHDNLATHNRDQGSMEFKEGDHVLTKARIKKDGENTLDEPINLSCNERQLFGSAGLRFAPVTAGSIFEGEDNKMNGNTSQNNIREPKNLMVPFVKLERLKICPGAGQLPVFKLQPDCSQMGNSYFILMEVKNETPAAAEQTALFDDTVHPPQTNHLQSQDDPNQKPLDTSDLHRLAQSCDSKDPEPAPLCGDKEEPPCTNLPEEMEEASVMENEDFCAVCLNGGDLLCCDQCPKVFHLSCHVPSLLSFPVGEWVCSLCRNLQIPEMIYDCENTRLIQEHKGKRPQYGLSLYDQRKCEKLTLHIYCNTLSLPFHEPVSPLARHYYQIIKKPIDLSVIRSKLNKRSPLCYYTPDEFVADVFLMFRNCAKFNYPDSEVAQAGRSLEAFFNEKLKEVFPDKAFQDLMDDSDPEEFDVYKVGMNGFLWPPKEKESCHIKRRRRNCRLRKTSGLIKDTAEYKLSGSDGNPH
- the LOC121329476 gene encoding tripartite motif-containing protein 66-like isoform X1 gives rise to the protein MDKVFCTNCKEQRLAQSLCPYCNKWLCLICTDIHHHAKDSKMNVLSETDRKQPNTGRSQELLYCQRHNEEPLRLFCETCAMLTCSSCHLSSHKNHSLFHVGKAIQNQQRLFESLTAQVEDKKATMKSATKQIESRLHDIKVMRRTTENQIKMAKMIMLNEINKRANVLLEQLERIMDHYKLSLEYQQHRIVDLCQQLEQVQNFINWATAHDKTIPFLYSKELLSFQMQCLHESQHHANMSPANRISFYWDASFWTKQISLFGQLTTDTAHQGYPDNANIQRPQPLICQGLPAALHHRPVDQANEFQPCFQQPIPAHCGQCHHRSQALQEHLAQRCMHLTETDRGHRLQQQNPTGQHELEQGRRYRRIMPYPVKTLHPWKVPQQAQFEQDQQAGMCMGTHLQMKQLEQYAYPVSCTLPSHSIHQQMHLQRASPTMQAPQTHMTQQQPAVQLNHLQPMQLLQQRQMQTTEPLLLDHAMQHGVLQPSQLEQMQKGPKDLLQSQESKLQLRHPAKPQQFQQARVKQINYIVRQQPVQSQNGMQQQSFQPALDNGQAQQIEQLQQEAELQQHDENHRMTHASVVNQIIPQQTPCSEAMNGVPFIPAHPHDSHGSVLTCTLSLPSHSASTVSKQNTEDCASAIADRDPASQKMAMPANQPLSLTPKITDLISEKRALENTQQDSTPFPRPETHSFPEDLHSGTHDNLATHNRDQGSMEFKEGDHVLTKARIKKDGENTLDEPINLSCNERQLFGSAGLRFAPVTAGSIFEGEDNKMNGNTSQNNIREPKNLMVPFVKLERLKICPGAGQLPVFKLQPDCSQMGNSYFILMEVKNETPAAAEQVWETDNIAQETALFDDTVHPPQTNHLQSQDDPNQKPLDTSDLHRLAQSCDSKDPEPAPLCGDKEEPPCTNLPEEMEEASVMENEDFCAVCLNGGDLLCCDQCPKVFHLSCHVPSLLSFPVGEWVCSLCRNLQIPEMIYDCENTRLIQEHKGKRPQYGLSLYDQRKCEKLTLHIYCNTLSLPFHEPVSPLARHYYQIIKKPIDLSVIRSKLNKRSPLCYYTPDEFVADVFLMFRNCAKFNYPDSEVAQAGRSLEAFFNEKLKEVFPDKAFQDLMDDSDPEEFDVYKVGMNGFLWPPKEKESCHIKRRRRNCRLRKTSGLIKDTAEYKLSGSDGNPH